TGGATGGGCTTGCCATTGAGCCGGCTGCCCTCGCCCCTGACCGCCTCATAGAGTTCATCGCGCATCGGTGCATAGACAACGCCGGCGACGGGGACGCCATTCTCGACCACCGCCAGGCAGACCGTCCAGCTGTCCTCGCCGCGCAGGAAGCCGCGCGTGCCGTCGATGGGGTCGACGATGAAGACGCGCTCGCAATCAAGGCGTGAAGGATTGTCGACGGTTTCCTCGCTCAGCCAGCCATAGGTGGGGCGCGCCTGCAGCAAGGCGGAGGCCAGATAACGGTCCACCAGGATGTCGGCTTCGCTCACCGGGGAGGCATTTTCCTTGTTCCAGCTCTTTACTTCGCGCCGGAAGAAGCTGCTGGCAATGATGCCCGCTGCCACCGCCGAGGAGCGGAGCAGTTCGAGATCGTCGGCATAGGTGGTGGGCGGAATGGGCATATTCCGGGCCTTTTAGGCTTGCCCCGGCTTTTGGACAAGAGGCCCCGACCATAGCACCCCCATCGGGCCGCAAAGGGCAGCGTTAACAGGCTGCCAAAGGGCTCGGTTAACCGGGTGCTACCTGGTGCAAGACACTGCTAACCCTCTCGAAAAACAAGATAAACTTAACCCAACCGATTAAGGTGGCGGGTAAGTCCTGGCGCTAT
This sequence is a window from Devosia beringensis. Protein-coding genes within it:
- a CDS encoding 3'(2'),5'-bisphosphate nucleotidase CysQ, encoding MPIPPTTYADDLELLRSSAVAAGIIASSFFRREVKSWNKENASPVSEADILVDRYLASALLQARPTYGWLSEETVDNPSRLDCERVFIVDPIDGTRGFLRGEDSWTVCLAVVENGVPVAGVVYAPMRDELYEAVRGEGSRLNGKPIQRRRRPGAPPVIPAAGAVHQQLQQAGLNYTRGPHYPSLAYRLVQVATGKLDAVVSRRGSQDWDIAAATVILDECGIDIADVCRGFPQFNRRDVRHGALAALGDMSLKPLLHAALIEVYGCPPDEAAPTAHSQPTDERI